In Janthinobacterium sp. 67, a genomic segment contains:
- a CDS encoding PQQ-dependent sugar dehydrogenase, which produces MNNKIILAACLSAAFAPAMAAQSAQCDGMPRLDVTTPAGFCVAVLADGLKFPRGVLPLTNGDILVTDMTGWAPKQGKLWLLQPKAAGAGYERKLLLDKLDRPNGIVQGPDGMVYVGEVGRIFRFDLRDTKRTLTDVIGGTAKTPRLPGLGLHLLTNMRFSPKGDLYVNVGSSTDHCENDGKAPDPAKACPSAEGPEALGAIREYTMAWPAGTVTSWRTHARGLRNSMALAFHPTTGELWQAENARDAIQAAMPQLKSDENLPHEELNLIKADRHYGWPYCYDDNVASPEYPKTACAAQYAAPQRLLPGHAAPLGMTFYTASRFPELYKNSLIIGYHGYRSNGHRLVALLPDKAGAPLGKSVELIGNWERKGKQGRGAPVDVKLGQDGDIYMADDHNGLVLKLHYAAPGKP; this is translated from the coding sequence CGCCTGCCTGTCCGCTGCGTTCGCTCCCGCCATGGCGGCGCAAAGCGCCCAGTGCGACGGCATGCCGCGCCTCGACGTCACCACGCCGGCCGGCTTTTGCGTGGCCGTGCTGGCCGACGGCCTGAAATTCCCCCGTGGCGTGCTGCCGTTGACGAATGGCGACATCCTCGTCACGGACATGACGGGATGGGCGCCGAAGCAGGGCAAATTATGGCTGTTGCAGCCGAAGGCGGCCGGCGCCGGCTACGAGCGCAAGCTGCTGCTCGACAAGCTCGATCGTCCGAACGGCATCGTGCAGGGACCGGACGGCATGGTCTACGTGGGCGAAGTAGGGCGCATCTTCCGCTTCGACTTGCGCGACACGAAGCGCACCCTCACCGACGTGATCGGCGGCACGGCCAAGACGCCGCGCCTGCCGGGCCTCGGCTTGCACCTGCTGACGAATATGCGCTTCAGTCCCAAGGGCGACCTGTACGTGAACGTGGGCTCGAGCACCGACCATTGCGAGAACGATGGCAAGGCGCCCGATCCTGCCAAGGCCTGCCCTTCGGCGGAAGGTCCGGAAGCGCTGGGCGCCATCCGCGAATACACGATGGCCTGGCCGGCCGGCACGGTGACGAGCTGGCGCACGCATGCGCGCGGCTTGCGCAATTCGATGGCGCTGGCCTTCCATCCGACCACGGGTGAGCTGTGGCAGGCGGAGAACGCGCGCGACGCCATCCAGGCCGCCATGCCGCAACTGAAAAGCGATGAAAACCTGCCGCACGAGGAATTGAACCTGATCAAGGCCGACCGGCACTACGGCTGGCCGTACTGCTACGACGATAACGTCGCCAGTCCCGAATATCCGAAGACGGCTTGCGCCGCCCAATACGCGGCGCCCCAGCGCCTGCTGCCCGGCCATGCCGCGCCGCTGGGCATGACGTTTTACACGGCCAGCCGCTTCCCGGAACTGTACAAGAATAGCCTGATCATCGGCTACCACGGCTACCGCAGCAACGGCCACCGCCTGGTGGCCCTGCTGCCCGACAAGGCCGGTGCGCCGCTGGGCAAGTCCGTCGAGTTGATCGGCAATTGGGAGCGCAAGGGCAAACAGGGCAGGGGCGCGCCCGTGGACGTGAAGCTGGGCCAGGATGGCGATATCTATATGGCCGACGACCATAATGGTCTGGTGCTCAAGTTGCATTATGCGGCGCCGGGCAAACCGTAA
- a CDS encoding class I SAM-dependent methyltransferase → MNAISTAEMYLQDFHQRQVGVTPAAFAHLPAHAASATYASSYEVLTSLLPVVDTPLTVLDLACGDGHLLGLLAARRQPRLQLLGIDMSQAELAAARAALPPSVHLLQGRGQALDLPSASVDYLVSHMALMLMDDIEQVVREMRRVLRPGGQFAAIVGRTFLLGEVNDVFTRVFKPIASTELPPLRFGDRRTGSEAGWRELLDDSFADVEFDHIDVPWSPTPGELWTALLDTYDIDRLDDGARQRLRSALLDAVAYLQGSDGKIATGWGLRLVHARAA, encoded by the coding sequence ATGAACGCGATTTCAACCGCCGAGATGTATCTGCAGGACTTCCATCAACGCCAGGTCGGTGTGACGCCCGCCGCGTTTGCGCACCTGCCTGCACATGCGGCATCAGCTACCTACGCCTCGTCCTACGAAGTGTTGACCAGCCTGCTACCGGTCGTGGACACGCCCTTGACCGTACTCGACCTGGCCTGCGGCGACGGTCATCTGCTGGGTTTGCTGGCAGCCAGGCGGCAACCCCGGCTGCAACTGCTCGGCATCGACATGAGCCAGGCTGAACTGGCTGCCGCGCGCGCCGCCCTGCCCCCATCCGTGCATCTGCTGCAAGGCCGCGGCCAGGCGCTCGACCTGCCATCGGCCAGCGTCGATTATCTCGTCTCGCACATGGCGCTGATGCTGATGGACGACATCGAGCAAGTCGTGCGCGAAATGCGCCGCGTGCTGCGCCCCGGCGGCCAGTTCGCGGCCATCGTCGGCCGCACTTTCCTGCTGGGCGAAGTGAACGATGTTTTCACGCGCGTGTTCAAGCCCATCGCCAGCACCGAACTGCCGCCGCTGCGCTTCGGCGACCGCCGCACGGGGTCCGAAGCGGGCTGGCGCGAGCTGCTCGATGACAGTTTCGCAGATGTTGAATTCGACCACATCGACGTGCCCTGGTCGCCCACGCCGGGCGAACTGTGGACCGCCCTGCTGGACACCTACGATATCGACCGCCTGGACGACGGCGCCAGACAGCGCCTGCGCAGCGCGCTCCTGGATGCCGTGGCATATCTGCAAGGCAGCGACGGCAAGATAGCCACGGGCTGGGGCTTGCGCCTGGTGCACGCGCGTGCCGCCTGA
- a CDS encoding T6SS effector amidase Tae4 family protein encodes MKPAFINLRDNYASVAAVGQAALFREIGWEDLIGKDSFANTCAIRVSLALIKAGVQVKGRMAIRKGPFKGALIEPGQAKLSHMLASPSMFGAPEKFAADAAIEGIGQRQGLVAFFRIPGYLGGAGGHIDILLPSIGVKVCGSECYWDCGEVWFWPLG; translated from the coding sequence GTGAAACCTGCATTCATCAATCTGCGTGACAATTACGCGAGCGTGGCGGCCGTCGGCCAGGCGGCCCTGTTTCGTGAAATCGGCTGGGAAGACTTGATCGGCAAGGACAGCTTTGCCAACACCTGCGCCATCCGCGTCAGCCTGGCGCTGATCAAGGCCGGCGTCCAGGTCAAGGGCCGCATGGCCATCCGCAAGGGACCGTTCAAGGGGGCGCTGATCGAACCGGGACAGGCCAAGTTGTCGCACATGCTGGCCAGCCCGTCGATGTTCGGCGCGCCCGAAAAATTCGCCGCCGATGCGGCCATCGAAGGCATAGGCCAGCGCCAGGGCCTCGTCGCCTTCTTCCGCATTCCCGGCTACCTGGGCGGGGCGGGCGGACATATCGACATCCTGCTGCCCTCCATCGGCGTGAAGGTGTGCGGCAGCGAATGCTACTGGGATTGCGGCGAGGTCTGGTTCTGGCCACTCGGTTGA
- a CDS encoding helicase-related protein: MTSSALPPDTSTDISDSSEDNNDATLVAELGELAEHIRLVKMEGRVFVRFSGVVKAGRLVVPYALVPSQGVLARPAKWRKMDREAKLALVRERASAAVFEELRQHVVDFVADIAGLSEDVDTDPMVFLHTLADMQTSEPAGMVFDRIRQRFHHAIERQQEEQHAARTRQSINLAEYPASFEMARRLPRRFIALLGPTNSGKTHRAMEALVKAKSGIYLAPLRLLALENYERLQEAAPHGKPLAVSLVTGEERRVVDGATHVASTVEMLDTKTVVEVAVIDEIQMLADPDRGAAWTAAVCGAPAHTVYLVGAPEARRAIEALAERLECPLEVHILKRMAPLSMEPSAVRKVRNLRRGDAVIAFSRREVLMWRDMITETGLSVATVYGNLSPEVRRAQAQRFRDGTADIVVGTDALAMGLNMPIARIVMTTCVKYNGREEEEISAALARQIAGRAGRYGVHEEGLVAGYDNETHEVMRALLKEKLHPLNTSGFAVAPSLEHLHRISSVTGELSLSKLLRRFIHNIDVPDGFFFPRITEDQKERAAWLDTLPLSVADKFTLSLVPISSKVPSLQTAWEHWAKNLSQGKTSTLRQHAYGGGTQNLQQVEDTCRYYSAYAWLSYRLPEFFPDIAVAQNLSRDASERVDSILRAHNAASRGRSKKFKQA, encoded by the coding sequence ATGACTTCCTCCGCACTTCCTCCCGATACTTCCACCGATATTTCCGACAGCAGCGAAGACAATAACGACGCTACCCTCGTCGCGGAACTGGGGGAGCTGGCCGAGCATATCCGCCTCGTCAAGATGGAAGGTCGCGTCTTCGTGCGCTTTTCCGGCGTCGTCAAGGCCGGCCGCCTGGTGGTGCCGTATGCGCTCGTGCCAAGCCAAGGCGTCCTGGCGCGGCCGGCCAAGTGGCGCAAGATGGACCGCGAGGCCAAGCTGGCCCTCGTGCGGGAACGGGCCAGCGCGGCCGTCTTCGAGGAGCTGCGCCAGCACGTGGTCGATTTCGTCGCCGACATCGCGGGCCTGAGCGAGGACGTGGACACGGACCCGATGGTCTTCCTGCACACCCTGGCCGACATGCAGACGTCGGAGCCGGCCGGCATGGTGTTCGACCGCATCCGCCAGCGCTTCCATCACGCCATCGAGCGCCAGCAGGAAGAACAGCACGCGGCGCGCACGCGCCAGAGCATCAACCTGGCCGAATATCCGGCCTCGTTCGAGATGGCGCGCCGCCTACCGCGCCGCTTCATTGCCTTGCTGGGCCCGACGAACTCCGGCAAGACGCACCGCGCCATGGAAGCGCTGGTCAAGGCAAAGAGCGGCATTTATCTCGCGCCCTTGCGCCTGCTGGCTCTGGAAAACTACGAGCGCCTGCAGGAGGCCGCGCCGCACGGCAAACCGCTGGCCGTGAGCCTGGTCACGGGCGAGGAACGTCGGGTCGTCGACGGCGCCACGCACGTGGCCAGCACGGTGGAAATGCTGGACACGAAAACCGTCGTGGAAGTGGCCGTCATCGATGAAATCCAGATGCTGGCCGACCCGGACCGGGGCGCCGCGTGGACGGCGGCAGTCTGCGGCGCGCCTGCCCACACCGTGTATCTGGTGGGAGCGCCCGAAGCGCGGCGCGCCATCGAGGCGCTGGCCGAACGTCTGGAATGCCCGCTGGAAGTGCATATACTGAAACGCATGGCGCCCCTGTCGATGGAGCCGAGCGCCGTGCGCAAGGTGCGTAACCTGCGCCGCGGCGACGCCGTCATCGCCTTTTCGCGCCGCGAAGTGCTGATGTGGCGCGACATGATCACGGAAACGGGGCTGTCGGTGGCCACCGTCTACGGCAACCTGTCGCCCGAAGTACGGCGCGCGCAGGCGCAGCGCTTCCGCGACGGCACGGCCGATATCGTCGTCGGCACGGATGCGCTGGCGATGGGCCTGAACATGCCGATCGCGCGCATCGTCATGACCACCTGCGTCAAATACAATGGCCGCGAAGAGGAAGAGATTTCGGCCGCGCTGGCGCGCCAGATCGCCGGGCGCGCGGGCCGCTACGGCGTGCATGAAGAAGGCCTCGTGGCCGGCTACGACAACGAAACGCATGAAGTGATGCGCGCCCTTCTCAAGGAAAAGCTGCACCCGCTGAACACGAGCGGCTTTGCCGTGGCGCCCTCGCTCGAACATCTGCACCGTATTTCGTCGGTGACGGGCGAACTGTCGCTGTCCAAGCTGCTGCGCCGCTTCATCCACAATATCGACGTGCCGGACGGCTTCTTCTTCCCCCGCATCACGGAAGACCAGAAGGAACGCGCCGCCTGGCTCGACACCCTGCCCCTGTCCGTGGCCGACAAGTTCACCCTGTCGCTGGTGCCGATATCGAGCAAGGTGCCGTCCTTGCAAACGGCGTGGGAACACTGGGCGAAGAATCTGTCGCAGGGAAAAACGAGCACCTTGCGCCAGCATGCGTACGGCGGCGGCACGCAGAATTTGCAGCAGGTGGAAGACACTTGCCGCTACTACTCGGCGTATGCGTGGCTCAGCTACCGCCTGCCCGAATTCTTCCCCGATATCGCCGTGGCGCAAAACCTGTCGCGCGATGCGTCGGAGCGGGTCGATTCCATCCTGCGCGCGCACAATGCGGCGTCGCGGGGACGCTCGAAGAAATTCAAGCAAGCGTAA